A stretch of Aedes aegypti strain LVP_AGWG chromosome 2, AaegL5.0 Primary Assembly, whole genome shotgun sequence DNA encodes these proteins:
- the LOC5567334 gene encoding odorant receptor Or2 isoform X2, producing the protein MLIENCPIINVNVKVWLFWAYLRKPKWYSYLLGCVPVTVLNVFQFMNLFHVIASGSGDMNKIIIDGYFTVLYFNLVLRTSFLMGNRGKFETFLEGIADEYAVLEKQNDIRPLLDQLTRRARILSKSNLWLGAFISACFVTYPLFSPDSGLPYGVYIPGVDVHASPIYEIVFVLQIYLTFPACCMYIPFSSFYCTCALFGLVRIAALKRSLEKIHEYNTSPRSLFARIKECLQYHKDIIKYVSDLNELVTYIFLLELLSFGMMLCALLFLLSISNQLAQMVMIGSYIFMILSQMYALYWHSNESLEIGDSLYYNSAWLDFDNSVKKKIILMLARAQRPLAIKIGNVYPMTLEMFQSLLNASYSYFTLLRRVYN; encoded by the exons ATGTTGATAGAAAATTGTCCAATCATCAACGTCAACGTCAAAGTGTGGCTCTTCTGGGCATATCTCCGGAAACCCAAGTGGTACAGTTATCTGTTGGGATGCGTTCCGGTGACGGTGCTGAACGTGTTCCAATTTATGAACCTTTTTCACGTGATTGCGTCTGGCAGCGGCGATATGAACAAGATTATCATCGACGGGTACTTTACGGTGCTCTACTTCAATTTGGTGCTTCGGACATCCTTCCTAATGGGGAACCGAGGCAAGTTCGAAACGTTTCTGGAGGGAATTGCTGATGAGTACGCCGTTCTGGAG AAGCAAAATGACATCCGCCCACTATTGGATCAGTTGACCCGTCGAGCAAGGATTCTGTCCAAATCGAATCTTTGGCTGGGAGCGTTTATCAGTGCCTGCTTCGTTACGTATCCTCTGTTTTCGCCGGACAGTGGCCTTCCCTACGGAGTTTATATTCCCGGGGTCGACGTCCACGCGTCGCCAATTTACGAAATTGTGTTCGTGCTACAGATTTATCTCACCTTTCCGGCATGCTGCATGTACATCCCATTCTCTAGCTTCTACTGCACCTGTGCCCTGTTCGGATTGGTACGAATCGCAGCACTGAAACggtccctggagaaaatccacgaGTACAATACTTCCCCCCGATCGTTATTTGCGAGGATAAAAGAGTGtcttcagtatcacaaggacatAATCAA ATATGTGAGCGACCTTAACGAACTGGTGACCTATATATTTCTACTGGAGCTGCTTTCGTTCGGGATGATGCTGTGCGCCTTGCTCTTCCTGTTGAGCATC AGCAATCAGTTGGCCCAGATGGTAATGATTGGTTCGTACATCTTCATGATTCTGTCGCAAATGTACGCCCTCTATTGGCACTCGAATGAG AGCTTGGAGATTGGTGACTCTCTGTATTATAACAGTGCTTGGCTCGATTTTGACAACTCGGTGAAAAAGAAGATTATCTTGATGCTTGCACGGGCGCAACGGCCATTAGCG ATAAAAATAGGAAACGTCTACCCAATGACACTGGAAATGTTTCAATCGTTGCTAAATGCGTCGTATTCGTATTTTACATTGCTCCGCAGGGTTTACAATTGA
- the LOC5567334 gene encoding odorant receptor Or2 isoform X1 translates to MLIENCPIINVNVKVWLFWAYLRKPKWYSYLLGCVPVTVLNVFQFMNLFHVIASGSGDMNKIIIDGYFTVLYFNLVLRTSFLMGNRGKFETFLEGIADEYAVLEKQNDIRPLLDQLTRRARILSKSNLWLGAFISACFVTYPLFSPDSGLPYGVYIPGVDVHASPIYEIVFVLQIYLTFPACCMYIPFSSFYCTCALFGLVRIAALKRSLEKIHEYNTSPRSLFARIKECLQYHKDIIKYVSDLNELVTYIFLLELLSFGMMLCALLFLLSISNQLAQMVMIGSYIFMILSQMYALYWHSNEVREQSLEIGDSLYYNSAWLDFDNSVKKKIILMLARAQRPLAIKIGNVYPMTLEMFQSLLNASYSYFTLLRRVYN, encoded by the exons ATGTTGATAGAAAATTGTCCAATCATCAACGTCAACGTCAAAGTGTGGCTCTTCTGGGCATATCTCCGGAAACCCAAGTGGTACAGTTATCTGTTGGGATGCGTTCCGGTGACGGTGCTGAACGTGTTCCAATTTATGAACCTTTTTCACGTGATTGCGTCTGGCAGCGGCGATATGAACAAGATTATCATCGACGGGTACTTTACGGTGCTCTACTTCAATTTGGTGCTTCGGACATCCTTCCTAATGGGGAACCGAGGCAAGTTCGAAACGTTTCTGGAGGGAATTGCTGATGAGTACGCCGTTCTGGAG AAGCAAAATGACATCCGCCCACTATTGGATCAGTTGACCCGTCGAGCAAGGATTCTGTCCAAATCGAATCTTTGGCTGGGAGCGTTTATCAGTGCCTGCTTCGTTACGTATCCTCTGTTTTCGCCGGACAGTGGCCTTCCCTACGGAGTTTATATTCCCGGGGTCGACGTCCACGCGTCGCCAATTTACGAAATTGTGTTCGTGCTACAGATTTATCTCACCTTTCCGGCATGCTGCATGTACATCCCATTCTCTAGCTTCTACTGCACCTGTGCCCTGTTCGGATTGGTACGAATCGCAGCACTGAAACggtccctggagaaaatccacgaGTACAATACTTCCCCCCGATCGTTATTTGCGAGGATAAAAGAGTGtcttcagtatcacaaggacatAATCAA ATATGTGAGCGACCTTAACGAACTGGTGACCTATATATTTCTACTGGAGCTGCTTTCGTTCGGGATGATGCTGTGCGCCTTGCTCTTCCTGTTGAGCATC AGCAATCAGTTGGCCCAGATGGTAATGATTGGTTCGTACATCTTCATGATTCTGTCGCAAATGTACGCCCTCTATTGGCACTCGAATGAGGTACGGGAACAG AGCTTGGAGATTGGTGACTCTCTGTATTATAACAGTGCTTGGCTCGATTTTGACAACTCGGTGAAAAAGAAGATTATCTTGATGCTTGCACGGGCGCAACGGCCATTAGCG ATAAAAATAGGAAACGTCTACCCAATGACACTGGAAATGTTTCAATCGTTGCTAAATGCGTCGTATTCGTATTTTACATTGCTCCGCAGGGTTTACAATTGA